The following proteins are co-located in the Mesorhizobium shangrilense genome:
- a CDS encoding transposase, with product MPSRPQSSVWLFARLSILKPIAFMVTGGQVPDCKAGEVFLEQMPEIGLVNLDKGYDSNDCRLWLADHRLQARRASGSQS from the coding sequence ATGCCTTCAAGGCCCCAGTCGAGCGTATGGTTATTCGCGCGACTAAGCATATTGAAGCCCATCGCCTTTATGGTCACCGGCGGCCAGGTTCCCGACTGCAAGGCGGGCGAAGTCTTTCTCGAACAGATGCCCGAAATCGGTCTCGTCAACCTCGACAAGGGCTACGACAGCAACGATTGTAGATTGTGGTTGGCGGACCATAGGCTGCAGGCACGTCGCGCCAGCGGGAGCCAGTCTTGA